In one window of Bdellovibrio bacteriovorus W DNA:
- a CDS encoding DNA polymerase III alpha subunit (COG2176 DNA polymerase III, alpha subunit (gram-positive type)), which translates to MNLEQKFSEYTYIAFDTETSGAYPIGHEIVELGAVKWKNGQEVGRLQMLFKPREPMTDFIIGIHGITNEMVADAPQISEKIHEIHDFFKGAVVMAHHAPFDLGFLTIEFEKAKLPLPTEPALCTSLLARKLLHGVENHRLQTLVKAFGLEGGQAHRAYDDAKACLQVALECVKKMPESVTLADLMRTQGKKLYWQDYSISALRDEKYLNILQAIREKKNIDLVYEGGSNRGKTRRVTPIGVVRNPDGDYLQARCHEEDKDKKYYLTRISDAVIVY; encoded by the coding sequence ATGAATTTAGAGCAAAAATTTTCGGAATATACCTACATAGCATTTGATACAGAGACGAGCGGCGCATATCCGATTGGGCATGAAATTGTCGAATTGGGAGCTGTGAAGTGGAAAAACGGTCAAGAAGTGGGGCGTTTACAAATGTTGTTTAAACCACGAGAGCCGATGACGGATTTCATCATCGGTATTCATGGAATCACCAATGAAATGGTTGCCGATGCACCTCAAATTTCTGAAAAAATCCATGAGATTCATGATTTCTTCAAGGGAGCGGTGGTTATGGCTCATCATGCTCCTTTTGATCTTGGGTTTTTAACGATTGAGTTTGAAAAAGCAAAACTTCCACTACCAACGGAACCAGCTCTCTGTACAAGTTTACTCGCGCGAAAGCTTTTGCACGGAGTGGAGAATCATCGCCTACAGACCTTAGTAAAAGCATTTGGTCTGGAAGGAGGGCAAGCCCATAGAGCCTATGACGATGCCAAGGCTTGCTTACAAGTTGCCCTTGAATGTGTGAAAAAGATGCCGGAGTCGGTGACTTTGGCAGATCTCATGCGCACTCAAGGTAAAAAACTTTACTGGCAGGACTATTCAATCTCTGCTCTGAGAGATGAGAAGTATCTTAATATCCTTCAAGCCATTCGCGAGAAAAAGAATATCGACTTGGTTTACGAAGGTGGATCTAACCGTGGAAAAACTCGAAGAGTGACACCCATTGGAGTCGTGAGAAATCCGGATGGGGACTATCTCCAAGCGCGATGCCATGAGGAAGATAAAGATAAAAAGTATTACCTTACAAGAATTTCCGACGCTGTTATCGTCTATTAA
- a CDS encoding chemotaxis MotB protein (COG1360 Flagellar motor protein) — protein MAEKKPIIVIKKVIVQGGGHHGGSWKVALADFMTALMAFFLVMWLLGQSEETKKAVSDYFSTPSVIEYNFQNFGAEITLEKLFLDILNEPLKAFQSFMEPADRTPNLLDMGSAKVVAAYMADQLNDVAKNVVVTPEGYDFDIPDYMLFERGSAQPNANFVKVMDKIKAVTGGLKDANIKVTSGLFVQSVPDRSVMSANKVASERFDIVRNKILASLDSNTVTVDGGINVKEKRGEIDPARLVGFVRIKVAQKEITSDGRKPRKLDTLFGSSQVDMSVYDNFVHQISNRKQAPNDLKNQVDAELKEEAGFTNPSKQTE, from the coding sequence ATGGCTGAAAAGAAACCTATTATCGTTATTAAAAAGGTCATCGTCCAAGGCGGTGGCCATCATGGGGGATCATGGAAGGTTGCTCTTGCAGACTTCATGACAGCTCTGATGGCATTCTTCCTTGTGATGTGGTTGCTAGGGCAATCCGAAGAAACGAAAAAAGCGGTTTCGGATTATTTTTCAACTCCATCGGTGATTGAATATAACTTCCAAAACTTTGGTGCCGAGATTACTTTAGAAAAACTTTTCTTGGATATCTTAAATGAACCACTAAAAGCCTTTCAAAGTTTCATGGAACCAGCAGATAGAACTCCTAACTTGTTAGATATGGGTTCTGCAAAAGTAGTGGCAGCTTATATGGCAGACCAGTTAAATGACGTTGCAAAAAACGTTGTGGTCACACCAGAAGGTTATGATTTTGATATTCCTGACTATATGTTGTTTGAAAGAGGTTCAGCGCAACCAAATGCAAACTTCGTAAAAGTTATGGATAAGATTAAAGCTGTAACGGGTGGATTGAAAGATGCGAACATCAAGGTGACTTCGGGATTGTTTGTACAATCAGTTCCAGATCGCAGTGTGATGTCGGCAAATAAAGTTGCGTCCGAAAGATTTGATATTGTTCGTAATAAGATTTTGGCTTCTTTGGATTCTAATACTGTCACTGTAGACGGTGGTATTAACGTCAAAGAAAAGCGCGGTGAGATTGATCCAGCAAGATTGGTTGGTTTTGTACGAATCAAAGTTGCACAGAAGGAAATCACTTCCGATGGAAGAAAACCGCGTAAGCTAGATACTTTATTTGGATCGTCGCAAGTGGATATGTCGGTGTATGATAATTTCGTTCACCAGATCAGTAATCGCAAGCAAGCACCGAATGATCTTAAGAATCAAGTCGATGCTGAGCTTAAAGAAGAAGCTGGTTTTACAAATCCGTCGAAGCAGACAGAATAA
- a CDS encoding flagellar motor protein MotA (COG1291 Flagellar motor component): MGFVGIIVVFVMVFGGFLLAGGNLSVIIKSAPLELMIIGGAALGAYIIANPMKIVKSGIKLGMKAMTAKGPQKSDYVELLQMLFQLFQAFRKEGPQGIEKHIEEPDKSDIFKAYPSFMNNHHAVHFLCDTMKITLSAEMSPYDVDDLLDADIKAIHSEEHLAQHAVQMVADGFPGLGIVAAVLGIVKTMGHLTEGVEKIGALVAGALVGTMLGVFGAYGLIGPTATKMGADIEAEGRYLQCIKAAMIALQRGAPPIVCVEYARRTIMPEERPSFAEIDKATKEIKKAA, from the coding sequence ATGGGTTTTGTAGGTATTATCGTTGTATTCGTGATGGTGTTCGGGGGCTTCCTGCTCGCAGGCGGTAATCTCTCGGTTATCATTAAATCGGCACCTCTTGAGTTGATGATTATCGGTGGGGCGGCGCTCGGCGCGTATATCATTGCCAACCCAATGAAAATCGTTAAGTCAGGGATCAAACTCGGGATGAAGGCCATGACGGCGAAAGGCCCGCAAAAGTCAGATTATGTCGAACTTTTGCAGATGCTTTTTCAGCTCTTCCAAGCCTTCCGTAAAGAGGGGCCACAAGGAATCGAAAAACATATTGAGGAACCAGATAAGAGTGACATCTTTAAAGCTTATCCAAGCTTTATGAATAATCACCATGCGGTTCACTTTCTATGTGACACGATGAAGATCACTCTTTCTGCTGAGATGTCTCCGTATGACGTTGATGATCTTTTGGATGCAGATATTAAAGCCATTCACTCTGAAGAACACTTGGCTCAGCACGCCGTGCAAATGGTTGCAGACGGTTTCCCTGGATTGGGTATCGTTGCCGCGGTTCTAGGTATCGTGAAAACGATGGGTCACTTAACCGAAGGTGTGGAAAAGATCGGTGCCCTTGTTGCCGGCGCCCTTGTTGGTACGATGTTAGGGGTTTTCGGAGCTTACGGTTTGATTGGTCCAACAGCGACAAAAATGGGTGCAGATATTGAAGCTGAAGGTAGGTATCTTCAGTGTATCAAGGCTGCGATGATTGCCCTGCAAAGAGGCGCGCCACCGATTGTGTGTGTGGAGTATGCTCGTCGTACTATCATGCCAGAAGAAAGACCATCATTCGCAGAGATTGATAAAGCTACTAAAGAAATTAAGAAGGCAGCATAA
- a CDS encoding thiol:disulfide interchange protein (COG4232 Thiol:disulfide interchange protein): MKFSFRFLFLVFVALSTGLMSVKAQSSFDEKDPLLLKTQILPYEWQPGQGGELQIEMTLPDDFYAYEDKFNIVILEPAGYKIGALQITPLKTWYDKFSKRDRTGIQNSAVLKANLEAPPRFLKNHKELKFDFTYQACSSQFCLFPLTKTVSVPIVAKVTGAEIGTPTNESLTSEDTGSLFDAANFEKTLASGIFTGLFFVFIAGIFTSFTPCIFPMIPITLAVLGNESNKRSRLMNFITSCFYVLGIATTYSILGLIAASSGSLFGASLGNPYVLAVICAIFLAMSLSMYGLFDLQVPAFIRNRLGSGKSKGLGGAYLTGLFAGIVASPCVGPVLVAILTYVASTQDMLLGFLYLFFYALGLGMIFLALGLSNQLLKNLPRSGVWMNSFKFILGTLMLSAFYYYLELLLPSRWFDGALGLGLIILASAYGAFQTLKETAYLRRIQKGLMQAVLFIGIISLSICVFDLRPYIYGRVIDAGAVSELKKLAWTPYSEEAVAAAKASNKPVIIDFWADWCAACHELEQQTFTDPRIRARSDDFVLLKFDATKDSDSLKALKKKYRIQGLPTLIFLNKQGDWLESLTLTQFEKADSFLKRMDKGAQ, translated from the coding sequence ATGAAGTTCAGTTTTAGATTTCTATTTCTAGTGTTCGTCGCATTATCAACTGGCCTTATGTCTGTTAAGGCACAATCGTCTTTTGATGAAAAAGATCCTTTGCTCTTAAAGACGCAAATTCTTCCCTATGAATGGCAGCCTGGACAAGGTGGCGAGCTGCAAATTGAAATGACTCTTCCAGACGATTTCTACGCCTATGAAGATAAATTCAACATCGTCATCTTAGAGCCTGCCGGCTACAAAATCGGCGCGTTGCAAATCACTCCGCTAAAAACTTGGTACGATAAGTTTTCCAAAAGAGATCGCACCGGCATTCAAAACTCTGCGGTCCTTAAAGCCAATCTTGAGGCTCCTCCCCGCTTTTTAAAAAACCATAAAGAACTCAAATTTGATTTTACATACCAAGCGTGCTCTTCACAGTTCTGCCTTTTCCCACTGACAAAAACAGTTTCTGTTCCCATCGTAGCCAAAGTAACAGGAGCAGAAATTGGAACTCCAACGAATGAATCTTTAACAAGCGAAGACACGGGATCACTTTTTGATGCTGCTAACTTTGAAAAGACATTAGCTTCAGGAATCTTCACCGGACTTTTCTTCGTGTTCATTGCCGGAATTTTCACAAGCTTCACTCCTTGTATATTCCCAATGATTCCCATCACTCTTGCGGTACTGGGGAATGAATCAAATAAACGCAGCCGCCTGATGAACTTCATCACCAGCTGCTTCTATGTTTTAGGAATTGCGACGACTTATTCTATTCTGGGATTGATAGCAGCCTCTTCGGGAAGTCTCTTTGGTGCAAGCTTAGGAAATCCCTATGTACTGGCCGTCATCTGTGCCATTTTCTTAGCCATGAGTCTTAGCATGTATGGACTCTTCGACCTTCAAGTCCCTGCGTTTATTCGCAATCGCTTAGGCTCCGGCAAAAGCAAAGGCTTAGGTGGTGCTTACTTAACAGGGCTCTTCGCCGGAATTGTTGCAAGTCCATGTGTGGGACCGGTCCTTGTTGCCATTTTAACTTACGTCGCTTCCACACAAGATATGCTCCTTGGCTTTCTCTATCTCTTCTTCTATGCACTGGGACTAGGAATGATCTTCTTAGCTCTAGGGTTATCGAATCAGTTACTTAAAAACCTTCCACGCTCTGGCGTATGGATGAATTCATTCAAGTTCATTCTCGGCACTTTAATGCTCAGTGCATTTTACTATTATCTTGAGTTGCTTTTGCCTTCCCGCTGGTTTGATGGAGCTTTAGGACTGGGGCTCATCATTTTAGCTAGTGCCTATGGTGCTTTTCAAACCCTGAAGGAAACAGCCTATCTGCGCCGTATTCAAAAAGGGCTCATGCAGGCGGTGCTCTTTATTGGAATTATCTCCCTTTCTATCTGTGTCTTTGATCTGCGCCCGTATATCTACGGCCGCGTGATAGATGCCGGAGCGGTCAGCGAGCTTAAAAAACTAGCTTGGACTCCTTACAGTGAAGAAGCTGTGGCAGCTGCCAAAGCCAGCAATAAGCCCGTCATCATTGATTTCTGGGCAGACTGGTGCGCTGCGTGTCATGAATTGGAGCAACAGACATTTACAGACCCTCGAATTCGCGCCCGCAGCGATGATTTCGTACTTTTAAAATTTGATGCCACTAAGGATTCCGATAGTTTAAAAGCACTTAAGAAAAAATACAGAATTCAAGGGTTGCCGACTCTCATTTTTCTTAATAAACAAGGGGACTGGCTTGAGTCTTTGACTCTCACCCAGTTTGAAAAAGCGGATAGCTTTTTGAAACGAATGGATAAAGGAGCGCAATAG
- a CDS encoding branched-chain amino acid aminotransferase (COG0115 Branched-chain amino acid aminotransferase/4-amino-4-deoxychorismate lyase), whose amino-acid sequence MTSSKFPVERTSAPKVKPPSDSLGFGKYFTDHMFTAWFSKEKGWHDAKVSPYQPLPLDPGASVLHYGQALFEGMKAFIHENGDCAMFRPEFNWKRMCDGAERLCMEPPPKDLFIEGVAELIRTDRDWIPRAKGSSLYIRPTLIGTEAFLGVRPSQEYLFFTILSPVGSYYGNDNKCVKIWVEEELIRAAPGGLGSTKAAANYAASLKAGYSARKNAYSQVLWLDVTKEYIEEVGTMNVFFVFENEIVTPSLDGTILGGGTRDSIITLLKDMGKPIVERKLKISEVREAAQKGTLKEVFGTGTAAVISPVGELAAKNWKITINNEEVGPIATKLYDELTGIQQGVKPDTHGWLYKV is encoded by the coding sequence ATGACATCTTCAAAATTTCCTGTCGAAAGAACTTCGGCTCCAAAAGTAAAACCTCCCTCTGACTCTTTAGGCTTTGGCAAGTACTTCACTGATCACATGTTCACGGCTTGGTTCTCAAAAGAAAAAGGCTGGCATGACGCTAAAGTTTCTCCTTATCAGCCTCTTCCTCTAGATCCAGGTGCCAGCGTTCTTCACTACGGACAAGCTCTCTTTGAGGGAATGAAAGCCTTCATCCATGAAAATGGAGACTGCGCTATGTTCCGCCCAGAGTTCAACTGGAAGAGAATGTGCGACGGGGCTGAACGTCTTTGCATGGAGCCACCTCCAAAAGATCTATTCATCGAAGGCGTTGCAGAACTTATTCGCACGGATCGTGATTGGATTCCAAGAGCTAAAGGCAGCTCTCTGTACATCCGCCCTACACTGATTGGAACTGAGGCCTTCTTAGGCGTAAGACCTTCTCAAGAATACTTATTCTTCACAATCCTTTCTCCGGTTGGTTCTTATTATGGAAACGACAACAAATGCGTAAAAATTTGGGTTGAAGAAGAATTAATTCGCGCAGCTCCTGGTGGTCTTGGATCTACGAAAGCCGCGGCAAACTATGCTGCGAGCTTAAAAGCTGGATACTCCGCTCGTAAGAACGCATACTCTCAAGTTCTTTGGTTAGATGTTACTAAAGAGTACATCGAAGAAGTTGGCACAATGAACGTGTTCTTCGTTTTTGAAAACGAAATCGTTACCCCTTCATTGGATGGAACTATCTTAGGTGGTGGAACTCGTGATTCTATCATCACTCTTTTAAAAGATATGGGTAAGCCGATTGTTGAAAGAAAACTAAAGATCAGCGAAGTGCGCGAAGCTGCTCAAAAAGGCACATTGAAAGAAGTGTTCGGAACAGGAACAGCAGCCGTTATCAGCCCTGTTGGTGAGTTAGCAGCGAAAAACTGGAAGATCACAATCAACAATGAAGAAGTGGGCCCAATCGCTACGAAACTTTATGATGAGTTAACAGGTATTCAACAAGGCGTGAAACCAGACACTCATGGATGGTTATACAAAGTTTAA
- a CDS encoding transposase (COG2963 Transposase and inactivated derivatives) yields MGSFTAKDRKDLENNQNVLKVTTSNVTYTPEFKVKALKLRQDGLMPSEIFKDAGINLSLFGKDYPRKCIQRWAKMSQKDGGLKKERRGVNSTGRPKGLRFKSAEEEIAYLRAENDFLKKLHALEARYANKKSSR; encoded by the coding sequence ATGGGTTCATTTACAGCAAAAGATCGCAAAGATCTTGAGAACAATCAAAATGTTTTAAAGGTAACAACCTCTAACGTTACCTATACTCCAGAGTTTAAGGTTAAGGCTTTGAAGCTCCGTCAAGATGGGCTAATGCCTTCAGAAATATTTAAAGATGCCGGAATCAACCTTTCTCTCTTCGGCAAAGACTACCCCAGAAAGTGTATCCAGCGTTGGGCGAAGATGTCTCAAAAAGACGGTGGATTAAAGAAGGAGCGTCGAGGAGTTAATTCTACTGGGCGCCCCAAGGGGCTTCGGTTTAAATCAGCAGAAGAAGAAATTGCTTATTTGCGCGCGGAGAATGATTTCCTAAAAAAGCTCCACGCCTTGGAGGCAAGATACGCAAACAAGAAAAGTTCGCGTTAA
- a CDS encoding putative transposase (COG2801 Transposase and inactivated derivatives), whose amino-acid sequence MLLQKYFWINMNLKKVRRLMKKHGLRTVIRRKNRSRQVWVEGDEHRASPNILNRNFNVQKKDTVYSTDITYLDYGLGKRAYLSAVKDLATKEIVHYTVSASATLNIALRGLEDLFSQKPKHIIMHSDQGSHYTSKIYRDLLSKWEITQSMSRKGNCLDNAPIESFFGHLKDEAELRDCNTYEELVAEIDRYIKYYNNERPQWDLKGKTPAECRGFT is encoded by the coding sequence ATGCTTTTACAGAAATATTTTTGGATCAATATGAACTTAAAGAAAGTCCGTCGTCTTATGAAAAAGCATGGACTTCGAACTGTCATCCGCAGAAAGAATAGATCTAGGCAAGTTTGGGTAGAAGGAGATGAACATAGAGCAAGCCCGAATATTCTTAATAGGAATTTTAATGTCCAAAAGAAGGATACTGTGTATTCGACAGACATTACTTATCTTGATTATGGACTTGGAAAACGAGCTTATCTATCGGCAGTAAAGGATTTGGCAACGAAGGAGATCGTGCATTACACCGTTTCAGCAAGTGCAACTTTAAATATCGCACTTAGGGGCCTCGAAGATCTTTTTAGTCAAAAGCCCAAACATATCATTATGCACTCAGATCAAGGCAGCCACTATACTTCAAAGATCTATCGAGATTTATTAAGCAAGTGGGAAATAACTCAATCAATGTCACGTAAGGGAAATTGTTTGGACAATGCTCCGATAGAAAGTTTTTTCGGACATTTAAAAGATGAGGCAGAGCTTCGAGATTGCAATACATATGAAGAGTTGGTAGCAGAGATAGATCGTTATATTAAATACTATAATAACGAACGACCCCAATGGGACTTAAAAGGAAAAACCCCGGCAGAGTGCCGAGGTTTTACTTAA
- a CDS encoding hypothetical protein (COG0480 Translation elongation factors (GTPases)) has product MHKELNPDLFGERRVSAGSTMDTASDNSGMNFLNTDRQIHELKLQNQALVDQMNKIVGTVNELIKTSNIKFEKQAQLVARLEQSHNGLATEAGHKLNVFSQRLNERKTLDAKVHEMVDRHNNVVKSFEVRMNQLQKLLADKEAQMVVCQTALNEAKMEIARLKRL; this is encoded by the coding sequence ATGCACAAAGAATTAAATCCTGATCTATTTGGAGAGAGAAGAGTTAGCGCTGGGTCTACGATGGACACTGCAAGCGATAATTCAGGAATGAATTTCCTCAATACCGATCGTCAAATTCACGAACTAAAACTACAGAATCAAGCCTTGGTTGATCAGATGAATAAGATCGTGGGCACAGTGAATGAGCTGATTAAGACTTCGAATATTAAGTTCGAAAAACAAGCTCAATTGGTTGCGCGCTTAGAGCAAAGTCATAATGGCTTAGCGACTGAGGCGGGTCATAAGTTGAATGTATTCAGTCAAAGACTGAATGAACGCAAAACTTTGGACGCAAAAGTGCATGAGATGGTGGACAGACATAATAACGTCGTAAAAAGTTTCGAAGTTCGTATGAATCAACTGCAGAAGTTATTGGCTGATAAAGAAGCGCAGATGGTTGTTTGTCAGACGGCTTTGAATGAAGCCAAGATGGAAATTGCTCGCCTAAAGCGTCTCTAG
- a CDS encoding putative pseudouridylate synthase (COG1187 16S rRNA uridine-516 pseudouridylate synthase and related pseudouridylate synthases) yields the protein MSENNSAERVRLNKLIADSGLASRRHADRMIEEGQVTVNGKKVYELGVKVDPAIDRILVQGKPLRKPLSQKLYLMFNKPPGVLTTMEDPFDRPTVAHYLGDVPGRVFPVGRLDWDSEGMILLTNDGDFANKIMHPKTEVTKTYLVKLDGKPDASHLEKLRRGVTIVGGRVSARHIERISKAGDNKSKKYEWYKIVITEGKNRQIRQMFHKVGFDVLKLQRVAIGRLRLGALKVGTLVYLNDAAVARALLPDIPDEVKAKKAQKGKAPIAKKATAGAAKSGAKAGAKKTSTRRAAPRSEDKPFARKTGKKVSKKF from the coding sequence ATGTCTGAGAATAACTCCGCTGAAAGAGTTCGACTTAATAAATTAATCGCTGATAGCGGACTTGCTTCCCGTCGCCATGCTGATCGCATGATCGAAGAGGGACAGGTCACGGTAAACGGTAAAAAAGTTTACGAATTGGGTGTCAAAGTCGACCCTGCAATTGATCGTATTTTAGTTCAGGGCAAACCTCTGAGAAAACCTCTTTCTCAAAAGCTTTATCTTATGTTCAACAAACCTCCAGGAGTTTTGACAACGATGGAAGATCCATTCGATCGCCCTACCGTTGCCCACTATCTCGGTGATGTTCCGGGTCGCGTCTTCCCTGTGGGACGTCTGGATTGGGACTCTGAAGGAATGATTCTTCTGACAAACGATGGTGATTTTGCCAACAAGATCATGCACCCAAAAACAGAAGTAACAAAAACTTACTTGGTTAAATTAGATGGTAAACCAGATGCTTCTCACCTTGAAAAATTAAGAAGAGGAGTGACGATTGTTGGGGGCCGCGTGTCTGCTCGCCACATCGAGCGCATTTCTAAAGCTGGTGATAATAAATCTAAAAAATACGAGTGGTACAAGATCGTTATTACTGAGGGTAAAAACCGTCAGATCCGTCAGATGTTCCATAAAGTTGGCTTCGACGTTTTAAAACTTCAGCGCGTGGCCATTGGCCGCCTCCGCTTAGGTGCTCTTAAAGTAGGAACTCTTGTTTACCTCAATGATGCCGCTGTTGCGAGAGCCCTTTTACCGGATATTCCTGATGAAGTAAAAGCGAAGAAGGCACAAAAAGGTAAAGCACCTATTGCCAAAAAAGCGACTGCTGGCGCAGCTAAATCTGGTGCAAAAGCGGGAGCAAAAAAGACTTCCACTCGTCGCGCAGCTCCTCGCTCTGAGGACAAGCCATTCGCAAGAAAGACTGGCAAAAAAGTTTCTAAAAAATTCTAG